One region of Bacteroidota bacterium genomic DNA includes:
- a CDS encoding oxidoreductase codes for MRKVLIAGASGLVGTEVLRELQNIPTIEKIIVLVRRPIENANPVLQQVQVDFENLAASSDCFKDIDTVFCCLGTTIKKAKSKEAFRKVDYEFPMALALLSVQQNVKNFLCITAMGADPSSSVFYSRVKGEVERDISKCQIPSISFFRPSLLIGDRKESRPAEKAGIIVAKALSFLFIGPLKNYKGISVQKVAKAMVAKGQHPVPGVQIVLSGEMQ; via the coding sequence ATGAGAAAAGTACTGATTGCAGGTGCCAGTGGATTGGTTGGTACTGAAGTGTTAAGAGAATTGCAGAACATCCCTACCATCGAAAAAATCATTGTTCTGGTAAGGAGACCAATTGAAAATGCAAACCCGGTGCTGCAACAAGTACAGGTAGATTTCGAAAATCTTGCCGCCTCTTCCGATTGTTTTAAAGATATAGATACGGTGTTTTGTTGTTTGGGTACCACCATTAAAAAAGCAAAATCAAAAGAAGCTTTTCGCAAAGTAGATTATGAATTTCCAATGGCACTGGCATTGTTGTCGGTACAACAGAATGTGAAAAATTTTCTTTGTATCACCGCGATGGGAGCTGATCCTTCTTCATCAGTTTTTTATAGTCGTGTGAAAGGTGAAGTGGAGAGGGATATTTCGAAATGCCAAATCCCTTCAATAAGTTTTTTCAGGCCATCGTTGCTTATTGGTGACAGGAAAGAAAGCCGACCTGCAGAGAAGGCGGGAATAATTGTTGCAAAAGCATTATCGTTTTTGTTCATCGGTCCTCTCAAAAACTACAAAGGGATTTCGGTTCAAAAAGTCGCGAAAGCGATGGTAGCGAAAGGTCAACATCCTGTTCCCGGAGTACAAATCGTTTTATCAGGAGAAATGCAATAG
- a CDS encoding D-glycero-beta-D-manno-heptose-7-phosphate kinase, producing MRKKNDIHELFAAFSKLNVLIIGDVMIDAYLWGKVDRISPEAPVPIVSISKKENRLGGAANVAINIQALGGTPVLCSVIGNDANGRLFIDLLQQLDMPSEGILQSNERPTTVKTRVIGNNHQMLRVDEEKDEDINTTERKQLISRIENILSRKKIDVIIFEDYDKGVINKSLIDSVVKKARNLQIPVAVDPKKRNFNHYKNVSLFKPNLKELREGMKLDLEKGNLPEIQEAVKKLCAEHHIETALVTLSDRGVLIQTDETDELIPAHLRNIADVSGAGDTVISVAAMCLALNTSPHLLASLANLAGGMVCEKVGVVPIEKQQLLDEAKRLKLT from the coding sequence GTGAGAAAAAAAAATGATATCCATGAACTGTTCGCCGCTTTCAGCAAATTAAATGTGCTGATTATCGGTGACGTCATGATCGACGCCTACCTCTGGGGAAAGGTTGACAGAATCTCTCCGGAAGCTCCGGTACCTATTGTTTCCATTTCGAAAAAAGAAAACCGACTTGGCGGTGCCGCGAATGTCGCGATCAATATACAGGCACTGGGGGGAACTCCTGTTCTCTGCTCTGTAATTGGAAATGATGCAAATGGCCGATTGTTTATTGATTTGTTGCAGCAACTGGACATGCCTTCAGAAGGAATTTTACAAAGCAACGAAAGACCTACGACTGTAAAAACCCGTGTCATCGGAAATAATCACCAGATGCTACGTGTCGACGAAGAAAAGGACGAAGACATCAATACAACGGAAAGAAAGCAACTCATCTCAAGAATTGAAAATATATTATCGAGAAAAAAAATCGATGTCATCATTTTTGAAGATTACGATAAAGGCGTTATCAATAAATCCCTGATTGATTCCGTTGTTAAAAAAGCAAGGAACCTTCAAATTCCTGTTGCTGTTGATCCAAAAAAGCGAAACTTTAATCACTACAAAAATGTTAGTCTTTTCAAACCTAACCTGAAAGAACTCCGGGAAGGAATGAAACTGGATCTGGAAAAAGGTAATTTGCCTGAAATTCAGGAAGCGGTAAAAAAATTGTGCGCGGAACATCACATTGAAACAGCGCTTGTCACATTAAGCGATCGCGGTGTTCTGATTCAAACGGATGAAACCGATGAACTAATACCTGCGCATTTGCGAAATATCGCTGATGTATCAGGAGCCGGCGATACAGTGATCAGTGTAGCTGCGATGTGTCTCGCGCTCAATACAAGTCCGCACCTGTTAGCCTCGCTTGCCAATCTTGCAGGTGGAATGGTTTGTGAAAAAGTAGGAGTTGTTCCTATAGAAAAACAACAATTGCTGGATGAAGCCAAACGCCTGAAACTAACCTGA
- the lon gene encoding endopeptidase La: MLNPLDLSNIIDDDTEFIPLLSQEDEDQMNQQDIPDILSILPLRNTVLFPGVVIPITVGRDKSINLIKDAYKGEKIIGVVAQRDVGIEDPKFEDLNSVGTVAHVLKMLRMPDGNTTIIIQGKRRFKLDKCVQSEPYIRCTVKAFPETKASTTDKEFMAVVASLKDLALQIIQQSPNIPSDAAFAIRNIESHTFLINFISSNSNLDVGKKQELLEIADHKERATRVLEHLSKELQMLELKNQIQSKVRTDIDKQQREYFLNQQLRTIQEELGGNSPDREVTELRERGRVKKWTKEVEEVFNKECDRLSRMNPAAAEYSVLINYLELLLDLPWSEYTNDNFDLKHAQKILDKDHYGLEKVKARILEYLAVLKLKRDMKSPIMCLYGPPGVGKTSLGKSIARALGRKYVRMSLGGLRDEAEIRGHRKTYIGAMPGRIIQNIKKAKSSNPVFVLDEIDKLGNDFHGDPSSALLEVLDPEQNNTFYDNYVETDYDLSNVLFIATANSLSRVQPALLDRLEIIEINGYTLEEKVQIAIKHLIPKQLEAHGLKKEHVKLSPKMIEYMIERYTRESGVRGLEKKIAAIIRGLAKNVAMEEEYNPVIAEADITRILGAPIFQQDKYQGNDVAGVVTGLAWTSVGGDILFVEVSLSKGKGRLTITGNLGEVMKESATIAMAYLKSHSDQLSLDPRIFDQWDVHIHVPEGATPKDGPSAGVTMLTALASAFTQRKVKNQMAMTGEITLRGRVLPVGGIKEKILAAKRAGIKDVILSADNKKDIEEIRKDYIKDLRFHYVSEMIEVIQLALLKEKVKNAIDVKFVSEKEKRDLL; encoded by the coding sequence ATGCTGAATCCGCTTGATCTCTCGAATATTATCGATGACGATACGGAATTTATCCCTCTGCTTTCCCAGGAAGACGAGGATCAGATGAATCAGCAGGATATTCCGGATATTCTCTCCATCCTGCCATTACGAAATACAGTACTCTTTCCCGGAGTAGTGATTCCAATTACTGTTGGTCGCGATAAATCCATCAACCTGATCAAAGACGCATACAAAGGCGAAAAAATAATCGGCGTTGTCGCGCAAAGGGATGTGGGTATTGAAGATCCAAAATTCGAAGACCTGAATTCAGTGGGTACAGTCGCGCATGTTTTAAAAATGCTGCGCATGCCGGATGGAAATACAACCATCATCATTCAGGGTAAGCGTAGATTCAAACTTGACAAATGCGTACAGTCGGAACCGTATATCCGTTGCACAGTGAAAGCTTTTCCGGAAACCAAGGCAAGTACGACCGATAAAGAATTCATGGCGGTGGTCGCTTCACTGAAGGACCTTGCATTGCAAATCATTCAGCAAAGTCCGAACATTCCTTCCGATGCCGCATTTGCTATTCGAAATATCGAAAGTCATACATTCCTGATTAATTTCATTTCTTCCAACAGTAATCTGGATGTAGGTAAAAAACAGGAATTGCTCGAGATTGCAGATCATAAGGAACGTGCTACCCGTGTGCTTGAACATCTTAGTAAAGAATTGCAAATGCTTGAACTGAAAAATCAGATTCAAAGCAAGGTGCGTACGGATATCGACAAGCAACAACGCGAATATTTCCTTAACCAGCAGTTACGCACCATTCAGGAAGAATTGGGTGGAAATTCTCCCGACCGGGAAGTTACTGAATTGCGCGAACGTGGCCGGGTGAAAAAATGGACCAAGGAAGTAGAAGAGGTTTTCAATAAAGAATGTGATCGTTTGTCACGAATGAATCCTGCCGCGGCGGAATATTCAGTCTTGATCAATTACCTTGAACTTCTTTTAGATCTTCCCTGGAGCGAGTATACCAATGATAATTTTGATTTGAAGCACGCCCAGAAAATTCTGGACAAGGATCATTATGGTCTTGAAAAAGTGAAGGCAAGAATCCTTGAATACCTCGCTGTACTGAAGTTGAAACGTGACATGAAGTCCCCGATTATGTGTCTGTACGGTCCTCCGGGAGTCGGAAAAACATCTCTGGGAAAATCGATTGCAAGAGCATTGGGACGTAAATATGTCCGGATGTCATTGGGTGGTTTGCGTGATGAAGCTGAAATCCGTGGACATCGCAAGACCTATATCGGTGCAATGCCAGGAAGAATTATTCAGAATATCAAAAAGGCAAAATCGTCCAATCCGGTTTTTGTATTGGATGAAATTGATAAGCTTGGTAATGATTTTCATGGAGATCCTTCTTCCGCATTGCTGGAAGTACTCGATCCGGAACAAAACAACACATTCTACGATAACTATGTTGAGACGGATTATGATCTGTCAAATGTATTGTTCATCGCTACAGCAAATTCCCTGAGCCGTGTACAACCTGCTCTGCTGGATCGTTTGGAGATTATTGAAATCAATGGTTATACGCTGGAAGAAAAAGTACAGATCGCGATCAAACATCTCATTCCAAAGCAACTTGAAGCCCATGGTCTGAAAAAGGAGCATGTAAAACTTTCGCCTAAAATGATTGAATACATGATCGAGCGTTATACGCGCGAATCAGGTGTTCGGGGATTGGAAAAGAAAATTGCCGCGATCATCCGTGGTCTGGCAAAAAATGTTGCAATGGAAGAGGAGTACAATCCTGTCATCGCTGAAGCTGACATCACACGCATTCTTGGTGCGCCGATATTCCAGCAGGACAAATACCAGGGAAATGATGTTGCCGGTGTCGTAACCGGACTTGCATGGACATCTGTTGGTGGTGATATTCTTTTTGTGGAAGTCAGTCTGAGTAAAGGAAAAGGACGCCTGACCATCACCGGAAACCTCGGTGAGGTGATGAAAGAATCCGCGACGATCGCGATGGCTTATCTGAAATCACATTCCGATCAATTGTCACTGGATCCGCGCATTTTTGATCAGTGGGATGTACACATTCACGTTCCGGAAGGTGCTACACCAAAAGATGGTCCTTCAGCAGGTGTTACGATGTTGACTGCACTAGCATCCGCGTTCACGCAACGTAAAGTTAAAAACCAGATGGCCATGACCGGAGAGATCACATTGAGGGGAAGAGTACTTCCCGTTGGTGGTATCAAAGAGAAAATTCTCGCCGCGAAAAGAGCAGGGATCAAGGATGTAATTTTATCTGCTGACAATAAAAAAGACATCGAAGAAATCCGAAAAGACTACATAAAGGATTTACGTTTCCACTATGTTTCTGAGATGATAGAAGTAATTCAGCTGGCGCTCCTCAAGGAGAAAGTTAAAAATGCCATCGATGTAAAATTTGTATCTGAAAAAGAGAAAAGAGATTTACTTTGA
- a CDS encoding pyridoxal phosphate-dependent aminotransferase produces MEQNPLSRRVTSLAESQTIGMSKLSRELSAKGIDIVNLSLGEPDFVTPQHIREAAKKAIDDGYTFYAPISGYAELRKAVSAKFKRENNLDYNPDQVVISTGAKQSIANVVLCLVNPGDEVIIPLPYWVSYIEIVKLAEGVTVPIHTTVQSEFKITPEQLEAAITPKTKLFIFSSPCNPTGSVYTRDELKALAEVFAKHPNVFILSDEIYEHINFLDTHQSIAQFDFIKDRVIIVNGVSKGYAMTGWRIGYIGAPKFIAEACDKMQGQFTSAASSIAQKAAEAALTLDNRPTLEMKEAFLRRRNLVLGLMKDIPGIILNEPKGAFYLFPDVSFYFGKTDGETVIKDASDLCMYLLHKGHVSLVTGDAFGEPNCLRFSYAAADEKLVEAVKRIRHALSLLK; encoded by the coding sequence ATGGAACAAAATCCCTTGTCCCGCCGCGTGACTTCCCTGGCTGAAAGCCAGACAATTGGAATGTCCAAACTGAGCCGGGAGTTATCTGCGAAAGGAATCGATATCGTAAATCTTAGTCTTGGCGAACCTGATTTCGTCACTCCCCAACATATCCGGGAAGCTGCCAAGAAAGCCATCGATGATGGTTATACGTTTTACGCTCCGATCTCCGGGTATGCTGAGCTGCGCAAAGCAGTTTCCGCAAAATTCAAACGCGAGAATAATCTCGATTACAATCCTGATCAGGTAGTAATTTCTACCGGAGCCAAGCAATCCATCGCGAATGTGGTGCTTTGTCTTGTTAATCCTGGTGATGAAGTAATTATTCCGCTGCCTTATTGGGTCAGTTATATTGAGATTGTCAAACTTGCTGAAGGTGTGACTGTGCCCATTCACACAACAGTTCAATCGGAATTCAAAATAACACCAGAGCAACTTGAAGCAGCGATCACACCGAAGACCAAGCTCTTCATCTTTTCCTCTCCCTGCAATCCAACCGGTTCGGTATATACACGCGATGAATTAAAAGCACTGGCGGAAGTTTTTGCAAAACATCCCAATGTGTTTATTCTCTCGGATGAAATTTACGAGCATATCAATTTTCTTGACACGCATCAAAGCATCGCGCAGTTTGATTTTATAAAAGACCGTGTAATCATTGTCAACGGTGTTTCCAAAGGTTACGCGATGACCGGCTGGCGTATCGGATATATTGGTGCACCAAAATTCATCGCCGAAGCCTGCGACAAGATGCAGGGACAATTTACATCAGCAGCTTCTTCCATTGCACAAAAAGCCGCGGAAGCCGCGCTGACTTTGGATAATCGTCCGACATTAGAAATGAAAGAAGCTTTCCTGCGCAGGAGAAATCTTGTGCTTGGATTGATGAAAGATATTCCCGGTATCATTTTGAATGAACCGAAAGGAGCTTTTTACCTTTTCCCGGATGTTTCATTCTATTTCGGAAAAACGGATGGTGAAACTGTCATTAAAGATGCTTCCGATCTATGCATGTATCTGCTCCACAAAGGCCATGTGAGCCTGGTGACAGGTGATGCTTTCGGAGAACCGAACTGTTTACGTTTTTCCTACGCTGCCGCCGATGAAAAACTTGTAGAAGCAGTGAAACGAATTCGTCATGCTTTGTCCTTACTGAAATAA
- a CDS encoding fibronectin type III domain-containing protein, with protein MVNKTTYPRVLFMLVIYLLVNAPGSHAQTTIKSSPSRAFEMACGTPSGLTTSNITTTSVVLNWSAVAGATNYTVQYKKSGQVSWTSITANNTSKTISSLISGAAYEFRVKSNCSYGVGMYSAKHTCSTQAISCSVPDVNLFSSTNIAASSCTVSWAAVSGALSYSVQYRIRNSGSGWNSVTTATNSTILNSLTPLTLYEFQVSTNCSSGSSAYSSPGIFTTIANPCTVTDVNYFSSTNITAGSCTVGWAAVTGATSYNVQYRIRNSGSSWTTSNATTNSHNLTGLSATTLYEFQVQTVCSGGTSSYSSPGIFTTASGASCGTPSGLNVSSLNASGATLNWTAVSGAVSYSIQYRATGSTSWTSTTSTAASKPLSGLNANTEYEFQVQSVCGSANSAYSSVSNFTTSAISGAALPVPDHIVICILENHAFEQIIGNSAAPHINALANDVMSANFTESYGLTHPSQPNYLLFFSGANQGVTDNTMPGSHFTSMNLGAALQNAGRTFVTYSEGLPSVGYDGEASGAYVRRHNPVANWMGTGTNQLSTSTNQPFTAFPGNYANLPTVSYVVPNLTNGMHDGTGNTAITTGDNWVNTYMMPYVQWARTHNSLFILTFDEDDNLHSNHIPTIFSGQMVVQGQYATGINHYNILRTIEDMYGLAHSGAAASNTPIHGCWTTGFRNNNVSAEAIKETDWSIYPNPVYHQASIAYDLVNSSPVEYKILDLTGNQIYSENLGTQSEGHYEFKLPLSELKLANGIYFVEMHINNQRSVRRFVKSQD; from the coding sequence ATGGTAAATAAGACCACCTACCCCCGTGTATTATTTATGCTTGTGATTTATTTATTGGTGAATGCACCTGGTTCACACGCACAAACCACAATTAAATCATCACCATCGCGAGCATTTGAAATGGCTTGTGGCACACCATCAGGATTAACGACCAGCAACATTACCACCACATCGGTTGTATTAAACTGGTCAGCAGTCGCCGGAGCTACAAATTATACTGTTCAGTATAAAAAATCAGGACAAGTTTCATGGACTTCTATCACTGCGAACAATACAAGTAAGACTATTTCCTCATTGATCAGTGGCGCTGCTTATGAATTCCGTGTAAAATCAAATTGTAGTTACGGAGTTGGTATGTATTCTGCCAAACACACTTGTTCAACTCAGGCAATTTCCTGTTCCGTTCCGGATGTCAATTTGTTTTCTTCAACAAATATTGCTGCTTCCTCGTGTACTGTAAGTTGGGCAGCTGTATCGGGTGCCCTAAGTTATTCTGTTCAATACCGAATCCGAAACAGCGGTTCCGGTTGGAATTCCGTCACGACAGCAACGAATTCAACCATACTCAACTCACTGACACCACTCACACTTTATGAATTTCAGGTAAGTACAAATTGCAGTTCAGGTTCAAGCGCATATTCGAGCCCTGGTATTTTCACAACTATTGCTAATCCTTGCACTGTCACAGATGTCAACTATTTTTCCTCGACGAATATCACGGCAGGTTCCTGTACTGTCGGCTGGGCCGCGGTAACAGGTGCGACAAGTTACAATGTTCAATATCGTATACGAAATTCCGGCAGTTCCTGGACTACATCAAATGCCACAACAAATTCACATAATCTGACAGGATTGTCTGCAACAACGCTCTATGAATTCCAGGTACAAACAGTTTGCAGCGGCGGAACAAGCTCTTATTCATCACCCGGAATTTTCACAACCGCTTCTGGCGCTTCCTGCGGAACTCCTTCCGGCTTGAATGTCAGCAGCCTCAATGCATCCGGAGCTACTCTCAACTGGACCGCTGTTAGCGGAGCCGTCAGCTATTCCATTCAATACAGAGCAACAGGTAGCACTTCCTGGACGAGTACGACTTCAACAGCAGCAAGTAAACCGCTCTCAGGTTTGAATGCAAATACTGAATACGAATTCCAGGTACAAAGTGTATGTGGTTCAGCAAACAGCGCTTATTCTTCAGTTAGCAACTTTACGACCTCTGCAATCAGTGGAGCAGCATTGCCTGTTCCGGATCACATTGTCATCTGTATTCTTGAAAATCATGCCTTCGAGCAAATCATTGGCAATAGTGCAGCTCCACACATCAATGCTTTGGCAAATGATGTGATGAGCGCTAATTTTACAGAGTCCTACGGACTGACCCATCCAAGCCAGCCGAATTACCTCTTATTCTTTTCCGGTGCGAATCAGGGTGTCACTGACAATACAATGCCCGGTTCCCATTTTACAAGCATGAACCTGGGTGCTGCCCTTCAGAATGCAGGGCGTACATTTGTCACCTACTCTGAAGGGTTACCGAGTGTTGGTTACGATGGTGAAGCAAGCGGAGCTTATGTTCGCCGTCACAATCCTGTCGCTAATTGGATGGGTACCGGAACAAATCAATTAAGCACATCAACCAACCAGCCATTCACTGCATTCCCGGGTAATTATGCGAACCTGCCTACCGTAAGTTATGTGGTTCCAAACCTTACAAATGGTATGCATGACGGAACCGGAAATACCGCGATTACTACAGGAGACAATTGGGTGAATACTTACATGATGCCGTATGTTCAATGGGCCAGAACACACAATAGCCTCTTCATTCTGACTTTTGACGAAGACGATAACCTTCACAGCAATCATATCCCTACTATTTTTTCCGGTCAAATGGTAGTTCAGGGACAATATGCAACCGGAATCAACCATTACAACATACTCAGAACCATTGAAGACATGTATGGTCTGGCTCACTCGGGTGCCGCTGCTTCCAACACTCCAATTCACGGTTGCTGGACAACAGGATTCAGAAATAACAATGTGAGTGCAGAAGCTATCAAGGAAACCGACTGGAGCATTTATCCAAATCCTGTCTATCATCAGGCATCCATCGCTTATGATCTGGTGAATTCATCACCTGTTGAATACAAAATTCTTGATCTTACAGGAAATCAAATTTATTCTGAAAACCTGGGTACACAAAGTGAAGGTCACTATGAATTTAAACTTCCGTTATCAGAATTAAAACTGGCGAATGGAATTTACTTTGTTGAGATGCACATTAACAACCAACGTTCAGTAAGAAGATTTGTAAAATCTCAGGATTAA